From one Lycium barbarum isolate Lr01 chromosome 6, ASM1917538v2, whole genome shotgun sequence genomic stretch:
- the LOC132599066 gene encoding uncharacterized protein LOC132599066: MEIEVMMPSPPLSGCNTPYMSAPSSPPRAATLFYSAPASPTRISALYDDFNWEDIPKEKDINTNPDEDNDFAFDFSGQLERISFSAADELFDGGKIKPLKPSSKFQYEGKHMDSPKSPKKLFKQKDSDPFVAAFEKQSRTEDPQKISKKGNKELRVSDLLFDHESNQETAKKSASVSSSSSSSSSSSSSSSSSVSSMISNWSKKWKIKDLLLFRSSSEGRPSSTEQLNKYELLKKSHQEDVKNSSFRSTDSVGPRSKKKGSVSAHELHYTMNRAVSEEMKKKTFLPYKQGLLGCLGFNAALQDSVSKSVANSMSMSRR, translated from the coding sequence ATGGAGATAGAGGTGATGATGCCATCTCCACCACTCAGTGGTTGTAATACACCTTACATGAGTGCACCTTCAAGCCCTCCACGTGCTGCCACGTTATTTTACAGTGCACCTGCTAGTCCTACTCGTATTTCTGCTCTTTACGATGATTTCAATTGGGAAGATATCCCAAAAGAGAAAGATATTAACACTAATCCAGATGAAGATAATGATTTTGCTTTTGATTTCAGTGGACAATTGGAGAGGATTTCTTTCTCAGCAGCTGATGAACTCTTTGATGGTGGAAAAATCAAACCTTTGAAACCATCATCAAAGTTTCAGTATGAAGGAAAACACATGGATTCTCCAAAATCCCCGAAAAAATTGTTCAAGCAGAAAGATTCTGATCCATTTGTTGCAGCTTTTGAAAAACAGAGTAGAACAGAGGATCCACAAAAGATTTCAAAAAAGGGAAACAAAGAATTGAGAGTATCTGACTTATTATTTGATCATGAAAGCAATCAAGAAACCGCGAAAAAATCAGCCtctgtatcatcatcatcatcatcttcttcttcttcctcctcctcttcgTCTTCTTCAGTTTCTTCAATGATCTCAAACTGGTCCAAAAAATGGAAAATCAAAGACTTGTTGCTATTTAGAAGTTCTTCAGAAGGTCGACCAAGTAGTACAGAACAattaaacaagtatgaattaTTGAAGAAAAGCCATCAAGAAGATGTTAAAAATTCCAGTTTCAGATCAACAGACAGTGTTGGGCCGAGATCGAAGAAAAAAGGGTCAGTTTCGGCCCATGAATTGCATTATACTATGAACAGAGCAGTAtcagaagagatgaagaagaaaacaTTTTTACCATACAAACAGGGCTTATTGGGTTGTTTAGGTTTCAATGCAGCGTTGCAGGATTCTGTTTCTAAAAGTGTCGCTAATTCTATGTCTATGAGTCGCCGTTGA
- the LOC132599064 gene encoding zinc finger protein ZOP1 isoform X1 — translation MTEFWVSQGNKWCDFCKIFISNNPTSIRNHELGTRHKEAVGNRLNTMREDKAKKEKQLKQAAHALEQIEAKAQRSYQKDMARVKEARSTNIQALATHDNGQATTKGSAVSEEWEYDSSSGYYYSQSNGCHYDPNSGFYYTDVLGRWVTQEEALAATQVSSTSVSKIPLAKAPVSTMGAGSSENKSAEATQSGPPPGRVISTPQNPTRSVKGKPSSLMVNKRKRENEKPKAVTEEESAARKAREAARKRVEEREKSLLGLYKH, via the exons ATGACTGAG TTTTGGGTTAGTCAAGGAAATAAATGGTGTGATTTCTGCAAAATCTTCATATCGAATAATCCTACGAGCATTAGGAACCATGAACTCGGTACGCGTCACAAGGAAGCTGTGGGCAATAGGCTCAACACAATGCGAGAAGATAAAGCTAAAAAAGAGAAACAGTTAAAACAAGCAGCCCACGCGCTGGAGCAAATTGAAGCA AAAGCGCAACGCAGCTATCAGAAGGATATGGCTCGAGTTAAAGAGGCCAGGAGTACCAATATACAGGCACTGGCTACTCATGATAATGGTCAAGCGACTACCAAGGGATCTGCTGTATCAGAAG AGTGGGAGTATGACAGCTCATCCGGCTACTATTACAGTCAAAGTAATGGATGCCATTATGATCCTAACTCCGGCTTCTATTATACAGACGTTTTAG GTAGGTGGGTAACACAGGAAGAGGCACTTGCTGCAACTCAAGTTTCTTCAACATCCGTTTCAAAGATACCTTTAGCGAAAGCACCTGTATCAACAATGGGTGCTGGATCCTCAGAAAATAAAAGCGCAGAAGCTACTCAAAGTGGTCCTCCACCAGGGCGTGTTATTTCAACCCCTCAAAATCCCACGAGATCTGTTAAAGGTAAACCTTCTTCACTGATGGTTAACAAAAGAAAAAGGGAGAATGAGAAGCCAAAAGCTGTCACTGAGGAGGAATCAGCAGCACGCAAGGCCAGGGAGGCTGCAAGGAAGAGAGttgaagagagagagaaatcACTGCTTGGTCTTTATAAGCATTGA
- the LOC132599063 gene encoding protein ALP1-like, with product MDQSFLLMLTNLLHLHNHLDPTTSLLSDSPTSPTTLLTSTSPAPLLFFTIASVLSYLSTHPPKKTPKTNNNNNNNNNPSSPPPTNPEFSVSAFRALSTEHIWAMEAPLRDAQWRSLYGLSYPVFTTVVDKLKPYITQSQLSLPSDYAVAMVLSRLFHGFSAKTLATRYGLEPYLISKITNMVTRLLATKLYPEFIKIPVSRRRLVETTQGFQELTSLPNICGAIDGTAVKLHHLSSDTVNSSMYYTRYGFPSVLLQVVADHKKLFWDVCVKAPGGFDDATHFRDSLLYNRLISGDIVWDKGINVRGQHVRPYIVGDWCFPLLSFLFTPFSGNRTGSPAENAYDEALLKGRKMVEEAIGLLKGRWKILQNLNVGLSHAPQTIVACCVLHNLCQIAREPEPELWREPEENGSPPRVLENEKSFYYYGGSARQALADDLYQRLSSR from the coding sequence ATGGATCAATCCTTTCTACTAATGCTTACAAATCTCCTTCATCTGCACAACCACCTTGACCCCACCACTTCTCTCCTCTCCGATTCACCCACCTCCCCTACTACCCTCCTCACCTCTACTTCCCCCGCCCCTCTCCTCTTCTTCACCATCGCTTCAGTTCTCTCCTACCTCTCCACCCACCCCCCCAAGAAAACCcccaaaacaaacaacaacaataataataataacaacccTTCTTCCCCACCCCCCACCAACCCCGAATTCTCCGTTTCAGCTTTCCGTGCACTTTCCACTGAACACATCTGGGCTATGGAGGCACCTCTTCGTGACGCTCAATGGCGTTCCCTCTACGGACTTTCATATCCCGTTTTCACCACTGTTGTTGATAAGCTCAAACCCTACATTACTCAGTCTCAACTCTCCTTACCTTCTGATTACGCTGTTGCTATGGTTCTTTCTAGACTCTTCCATGGGTTCTCTGCTAAAACCCTAGCTACCCGTTACGGCCTTGAACCTTACCTCATCTCCAAGATTACTAACATGGTCACCCGTTTGCTGGCTACGAAGCTTTACCCTGAATTTATTAAGATCCCTGTCAGTCGAAGGCGGCTTGTTGAGACCACTCAAGGGTTTCAGGAGTTGACTTCGTTGCCTAATATATGTGGAGCTATTGATGGAACGGCTGTGAAGTTGCACCATCTTTCATCCGATACTGTTAATTCGTCTATGTATTATACTCGGTACGGGTTTCCGTCTGTGTTGCTTCAGGTTGTTGCTGATCATAAGAAGTTATTTTGGGATGTTTGTGTGAAAGCCCCCGGCGGATTTGATGATGCTACGCATTTTAGAGATAGTTTGTTGTATAATAGGTTGATTTCTGGTGATATTGTTTGGGATAAAGGGATTAATGTTAGAGGACAACATGTGAGGCCGTATATTGTTGGGGACTGGTGTTTTCCATTGTTGTCGTTTTTGTTCACTCCATTTTCTGGGAATAGGACTGGATCGCCTGCTGAGAATGCCTACGACGAGGCTTTGTTGAAGGGGAGGAAGATGGTTGAGGAAGCCATAGGTTTGTTGAAAGGAAGGTGGAAAATTCTTCAGAATTTGAATGTGGGACTAAGTCATGCACCACAAACGATCGTTGCTTGTTGTGTGTTGCATAACTTGTGTCAGATTGCGAGGGAGCCCGAGCCAGAGCTTTGGAGAGAACCAGAAGAAAATGGTTCCCCTCCAAGAGTGTTGGAAAATGAGAAGTCTTTCTATTATTATGGTGGAAGCGCGAGGCAGGCCTTGGCTGATGATCTATATCAACGGCTCTCTTCAAGATAG
- the LOC132599064 gene encoding zinc finger protein ZOP1 isoform X2 — MTEFWVSQGNKWCDFCKIFISNNPTSIRNHELGTRHKEAVGNRLNTMREDKAKKEKQLKQAAHALEQIEAKAQRSYQKDMARVKEARSTNIQALATHDNGQATTKGSAVSEGRWVTQEEALAATQVSSTSVSKIPLAKAPVSTMGAGSSENKSAEATQSGPPPGRVISTPQNPTRSVKGKPSSLMVNKRKRENEKPKAVTEEESAARKAREAARKRVEEREKSLLGLYKH; from the exons ATGACTGAG TTTTGGGTTAGTCAAGGAAATAAATGGTGTGATTTCTGCAAAATCTTCATATCGAATAATCCTACGAGCATTAGGAACCATGAACTCGGTACGCGTCACAAGGAAGCTGTGGGCAATAGGCTCAACACAATGCGAGAAGATAAAGCTAAAAAAGAGAAACAGTTAAAACAAGCAGCCCACGCGCTGGAGCAAATTGAAGCA AAAGCGCAACGCAGCTATCAGAAGGATATGGCTCGAGTTAAAGAGGCCAGGAGTACCAATATACAGGCACTGGCTACTCATGATAATGGTCAAGCGACTACCAAGGGATCTGCTGTATCAGAAG GTAGGTGGGTAACACAGGAAGAGGCACTTGCTGCAACTCAAGTTTCTTCAACATCCGTTTCAAAGATACCTTTAGCGAAAGCACCTGTATCAACAATGGGTGCTGGATCCTCAGAAAATAAAAGCGCAGAAGCTACTCAAAGTGGTCCTCCACCAGGGCGTGTTATTTCAACCCCTCAAAATCCCACGAGATCTGTTAAAGGTAAACCTTCTTCACTGATGGTTAACAAAAGAAAAAGGGAGAATGAGAAGCCAAAAGCTGTCACTGAGGAGGAATCAGCAGCACGCAAGGCCAGGGAGGCTGCAAGGAAGAGAGttgaagagagagagaaatcACTGCTTGGTCTTTATAAGCATTGA